One part of the Streptomyces lydicus genome encodes these proteins:
- a CDS encoding MFS transporter yields MITDRDDGYPAPTGAGNGGRRPGYPLAAGVFAIGMAGTTLPTPLYGLYREQLGFSELMVTVVFAVYALGVITVLLLAGNLSDAVGRRPVLFCALGLSAASALCFLFEGGLPMLLLGRVLSGFAAGLFSGAATAAVLELAKPGQEAHAGFAATAANMGGLGCGPLLSGLLAQYAPWPLKLPFLVHLGLVALAAGATWLLPETVRPSHRPRSLRPQRLHLPHEVRGVFAPCAIAAFAGFALLGLFTAIAPSFVGQTLGVHNLAVAGAVVFTVFLGSAVGQSLSGRIGVRKALPAGCLVLVAGLVLVATSLAVTSLPVLVTGAVCGGIGQGLAFRAGLTAVGRAAPPEHRGGTISAFFLVAYLGISLPVVGVGALTQELGLRGAGLTFAACVIAVAVAVGLYVLRRPPTDDD; encoded by the coding sequence ATGATCACCGATCGCGACGACGGATATCCCGCCCCGACCGGCGCGGGCAACGGCGGACGGCGTCCCGGCTACCCCCTGGCGGCGGGCGTGTTCGCCATCGGCATGGCCGGTACGACGCTGCCCACGCCGCTCTACGGGCTCTACCGCGAGCAGCTCGGGTTCTCCGAACTGATGGTGACCGTGGTCTTCGCGGTCTACGCGCTCGGCGTGATCACCGTGCTGCTCCTCGCGGGCAACCTCTCCGACGCGGTGGGCCGGCGCCCGGTGCTGTTCTGCGCCCTGGGGCTGTCCGCGGCGAGCGCGCTGTGCTTCCTCTTCGAGGGCGGGCTGCCGATGCTGCTGCTCGGGCGGGTGCTGTCCGGCTTCGCGGCCGGGCTGTTCAGCGGCGCCGCCACCGCGGCCGTGCTGGAGCTGGCGAAGCCGGGCCAGGAAGCGCACGCCGGGTTCGCCGCGACCGCCGCGAACATGGGCGGCCTCGGCTGCGGTCCGCTGCTGTCGGGCTTGCTGGCGCAGTACGCCCCGTGGCCGCTGAAGCTGCCGTTCCTGGTGCACCTGGGACTGGTGGCGCTGGCGGCCGGGGCGACCTGGCTGCTGCCGGAGACCGTCCGCCCTTCGCACCGCCCCCGCTCGCTCCGGCCGCAACGTCTGCACCTGCCGCACGAGGTGCGGGGCGTCTTCGCCCCCTGTGCCATCGCCGCGTTCGCCGGCTTCGCGCTGCTGGGCCTGTTCACCGCCATCGCACCGAGCTTCGTCGGCCAGACCCTGGGCGTGCACAACCTGGCGGTCGCCGGCGCGGTCGTCTTCACGGTGTTCCTGGGCTCGGCCGTCGGGCAGTCGCTGTCCGGCCGGATCGGCGTACGCAAAGCGCTGCCGGCCGGCTGCCTGGTGCTGGTCGCCGGACTGGTGCTGGTGGCCACGTCGCTGGCCGTGACGTCGCTGCCCGTACTGGTCACCGGCGCGGTCTGCGGCGGCATCGGCCAGGGGCTGGCCTTTCGCGCCGGTCTGACCGCCGTGGGCCGCGCCGCCCCGCCCGAGCACCGCGGCGGCACCATCTCCGCCTTCTTCCTCGTCGCCTACCTCGGCATCTCGCTGCCGGTCGTCGGCGTCGGGGCGCTCACCCAGGAACTCGGCCTGCG